The Arachis hypogaea cultivar Tifrunner chromosome 14, arahy.Tifrunner.gnm2.J5K5, whole genome shotgun sequence genome has a segment encoding these proteins:
- the LOC112741511 gene encoding berberine bridge enzyme-like 8, protein MEPILSPKPMLWFLSTLVFLSSLPCSSATYSAAEFNTSFIHCLINTTSDSSSSHPITESIFTPNNASFSSVLQSYIRNLRFNTSTTKKPLLIITALHVSHVQASILCAQKHNMLMKIRSGGHDYEGVSYVTHNHVPFFILDMFNLRSIEIDIETETAWVQVGATLGELYYNIVHKSKIHGFPAGVGPNVGVGGHLSGGGYGNMMRKYGLSVDNVLDAQILDVQGRLLDRDSMGEDLFWAIRGGGGASFGVVLSYKIKLVRVPETVTVFQVPRTLEQNATELVYNWQYFAPNTDPNLFIRLILEVANGAETLTKTIRATFVAMFLGDSKSLVSLMNETFPQMGLRQQDCIETTWLKSVLFWDNMDISTTPVEILLERTPQYTLKHLKRKSDYVRKPISKAGWEGIWKKMIELENGAMYFNPYGGRMAEIPSNATPIPHRAGNLWKIQYHANWNQKGKEVEDQYINMIRELHRYMAAFVSKNPRQAYFNYKDLDLGINYHGKNSYYQGRVYGYEYFKDNFNRLVQIKTKVDPNNFFRNEQSVPVISYMGSVRIESEKSLLYTLLFLLVLSLVFESKNYIFREEC, encoded by the exons ATGGAACCAATCTTATCTCCAAAACCAATGCTATGGTTTCTTTCcactcttgtgttcctttcatCACTTCCTTGCTCTTCTGCTACATATTCAGCAGCAGAGTTCAACACTAGTTTCATTCACTGCCTTATAAACACTacttctgattcttcttcttctcaccccATAACAGAATCAATCTTCACACCAAACAATGCTTCGTTCTCTTCAGTGTTGCAATCCTACATTAGAAACCTTCGTTTCAACACCTCCACAACAAAGAAACCACTCCTTATAATCACTGCTTTGCATGTATCCCATGTACAAGCATCCATCCTTTGTGCTCAGAAACACAACATGCTGATGAAGATTCGTAGCGGAGGCCATGATTACGAGGGTGTTTCTTATGTGACTCATAACCATGTTCCATTCTTCATCTTGGACATGTTCAATCTGAGATCCATTGAGATTGACATAGAAACTGAAACAGCTTGGGTCCAGGTTGGTGCAACACTTGGTGAGCTCTACTATAATATTGTTCACAAGAGTAAAATTCATGGCTTCCCAGCAGGGGTGGGTCCCAATGTTGGTGTTGGAGGACACCTAAGTGGTGGTGGCTATGGCAATATGATGAGAAAATATGGCCTTTCAGTGGACAATGTTCTTGATGCACAAATACTTGATGTTCAAG GTAGATTGCTTGATAGAGATTCCATGGGTGAAGATCTCTTTTGGGCTATtagaggtggtggtggtgctaGCTTTGGTGTTGTCCTTTCCTACAAAATCAAGCTTGTTAGAGTTCCGGAGACAGTTACCGTTTTCCAAGTTCCAAGGACCTTGGAGCAAAATGCAACAGAACTAGTTTATAATTGGCAATATTTTGCACCAAATACTGATCCTAATCTTTTCATTAGGCTGATTTTGGAAGTTGCAAATGGTGCTGAAACTTTGACAAAGACAATAAGGGCTACCTTTGTAGCAATGTTCCTTGGTGACTCAAAAAGCCTTGTGTCTCTCATGAATGAGACATTTCCTCAAATGGGTTTAAGGCAACAAGATTGTATTGAAACAACATGGCTCAAATCTGTGTTGTTTTGGGACAACATGGACATTTCCACAACTCCAGTTGAGATTTTGCTTGAAAGAACTCCACAGTATACACTCAAACACCTCAAGAGGAAATCTGATTATGTTCGAAAACCGATTTCGAAAGCGGGTTGGGAAGGGATTTGGAAGAAGATGATTGAGTTGGAGAATGGTGCAATGTACTTCAACCCTTATGGTGGAAGAATGGCTGAGATTCCTTCAAATGCAACACCTATACCTCATAGAGCTGGGAATCTTTGGAAGATTCAGTACCATGCAAATTGGAATCAAAAaggaaaagaggttgaagatcagTACATAAACATGATTAGGGAACTTCATAGGTACATGGCTGCTTTTGTGTCCAAGAATCCTAGACAAGCTTATTTCAATTACAAGGATCTTGATTTGGGTATAAACTACCATGGTAAAAACAGTTACTATCAAGGTAGGGTTTATGGTTATGAGTATTTTAAGGATAATTTCAATAGGTTGGTTCAAATTAAGACTAAGGTTGATCCCAACAATTTCTTTAGGAATGAACAGAGCGTCCCTGTGATCAGTTACATGGGAAGTGTTAGAATAGAGAGTGAAAAATCATTACTTTatactttgttatttttgttagtATTAAGCTTGGTTTTTGAAAGTAAGAATTATATATTTAGAGAAGAGTGCTAG
- the LOC112741512 gene encoding berberine bridge enzyme-like 8 isoform X2, with translation MELLTATILLLLSSSLPFSFSSAHKTFIHCLVNHSSSFSSSSHPITESIFTPNNPSFSYVLQSNIRNLRFNTSTTRKPFLIITALHASHVQAAVVCAQRHHMLMKIRSGGHDYEGVSYVAESPFFILDMFNLRSIDVDIETETAWVQSGATLGELYYTIGEKSKTHGFPAGVCPTVGVGGHIGGGGYGNMLRKFGLAVDHVIDAQVVDVQGRLLDRESMGEDLFWAIRGGGGASFCVVIAYKIKLVRVPEIVTVFHVKKTLEQNATDIIYTWQHVAPNIDNNLFIRLIMDVVNSTQNVTKTVRANFLSLFLGDSKSLVSLMNVNFPQLGLKQQDCIETTWLQSTVIYWSDINPSTPLEVLLHRDLPSDYFKMKSDYVNKPISKVGLEGIWKKMIELKDTKLYFTPYGGRMNEIPSNATPFPYRGGTLWMVEYIANWFEPGKDVADYYMNLARKLHKHMTPFVSMNPRGAYYNYKDFDLGINHYGKSSYVEGMVYGYQYFNDNFNRLVQIKTMVDPANFFRNEQSIPVVPYEMVLDNGGYSRIMIN, from the exons ATGGAACTGCTCACAGCAActattttattgcttctttcatCATCACTcccgttttctttttcttctgctcACAAAACTTTCATTCACTGCCTTGTAaaccattcttcttctttttcgtcttCTTCTCACCCCATAACAGAATCAATCTTCACACCGAACAATCCATCATTCTCTTATGTGTTGCAATCGAACATTAGGAACCTTCGTTTCAACACCTCCACGACAAGGAAACCATTCCTTATAATCACTGCATTGCATGCATCTCACGTGCAAGCAGCCGTTGTTTGCGCTCAGAGGCACCACATGCTTATGAAGATTCGTAGCGGCGGCCATGATTATGAAGGAGTGTCTTACGTGGCAGAGAGCCCATTCTTCATTCTTGACATGTTCAACCTCAGATCCATTGACGTTGATATTGAAACTGAAACAGCTTGGGTCCAATCTGGTGCAACACTTGGTGAACTCTACTATACAATTG GCGAGAAAAGTAAAACCCATGGCTTTCCAGCTGGAGTTTGTCCCACTGTTGGCGTTGGAGGACACATAGGTGGGGGAGGCTATGGCAACATGTTGAGAAAGTTTGGTCTTGCTGTGGACCATGTTATTGATGCACAAGTAGTTGATGTTCAAG GTAGATTGCTTGATAGAGAATCCATGGGTGAAGATCTCTTTTGGGCTATtagaggtggtggtggtgctaGCTTTTGTGTTGTCATTGCCTACAAAATCAAGCTTGTTAGAGTTCCAGAAATAGTGACGGTTTTTCATGTTAAAAAAACACTAGAGCAAAATGCCACAGATATAATTTATACATGGCAACATGTTGCACCAAACATTGACAATAACCTCTTCATTAGGCTTATCATGGATGTTGTAAATAGCACACAAAATGTAACAAAGACAGTGAGGGCTAACTTCTTGTCCTTATTCCTTGGTGATTCCAAAAGCCTTGTCTCTCTTATGAATGTGAATTTCCCTCAATTGGGTTTGAAGCAACAAGATTGCATTGAAACAACTTGGCTTCAATCCACAGTGATTTATTGGAGTGATATCAACCCTTCAACGCCTCTTGAGGTTTTGCTTCATAGAGACCTACCATCTGATTACTTTAAGATGAAATCAGATTATGTAAACAAACCAATTTCCAAAGTGGGTTTAGAAGGGATTTGGAAGAAGATGATTGAATTGAAGGATACTAAACTATATTTCACTCCTTATGGTGGAAGAATGAACGAGATTCCATCAAATGCAACACCTTTTCCTTACAGGGGTGGGACCCTGTGGATGGTTGAATACATAGCAAATTGGTTTGAGCCAGGGAAAGATGTTGCTGATTACTACATGAACTTGGCAAGGAAACTTCATAAGCATATGACTCCTTTTGTGTCTATGAATCCAAGAGGGGCTTACTACAATTACAAggattttgatttgggcattAACCATTATGGTAAGAGCAGCTATGTTGAAGGCATGGTTTATGGTTATCAGTATTTCAATGATAACTTTAATAGGTTGGTTCAAATCAAGACCATGGTTGATCCTGCCAACTTCTTTAGGAACGAACAGAGCATCCCTGTTGTCCCATATGAGATGGTTTTGGATAATGGTGGTTACTCAAGAATAATGATCAATTAA
- the LOC112741512 gene encoding berberine bridge enzyme-like 8 isoform X1 produces MELLTATILLLLSSSLPFSFSSAHKTFIHCLVNHSSSFSSSSHPITESIFTPNNPSFSYVLQSNIRNLRFNTSTTRKPFLIITALHASHVQAAVVCAQRHHMLMKIRSGGHDYEGVSYVAESPFFILDMFNLRSIDVDIETETAWVQSGATLGELYYTIGVNQNCQVSFPVTENDRRANLSCQIFYTDATLTGEKSKTHGFPAGVCPTVGVGGHIGGGGYGNMLRKFGLAVDHVIDAQVVDVQGRLLDRESMGEDLFWAIRGGGGASFCVVIAYKIKLVRVPEIVTVFHVKKTLEQNATDIIYTWQHVAPNIDNNLFIRLIMDVVNSTQNVTKTVRANFLSLFLGDSKSLVSLMNVNFPQLGLKQQDCIETTWLQSTVIYWSDINPSTPLEVLLHRDLPSDYFKMKSDYVNKPISKVGLEGIWKKMIELKDTKLYFTPYGGRMNEIPSNATPFPYRGGTLWMVEYIANWFEPGKDVADYYMNLARKLHKHMTPFVSMNPRGAYYNYKDFDLGINHYGKSSYVEGMVYGYQYFNDNFNRLVQIKTMVDPANFFRNEQSIPVVPYEMVLDNGGYSRIMIN; encoded by the exons ATGGAACTGCTCACAGCAActattttattgcttctttcatCATCACTcccgttttctttttcttctgctcACAAAACTTTCATTCACTGCCTTGTAaaccattcttcttctttttcgtcttCTTCTCACCCCATAACAGAATCAATCTTCACACCGAACAATCCATCATTCTCTTATGTGTTGCAATCGAACATTAGGAACCTTCGTTTCAACACCTCCACGACAAGGAAACCATTCCTTATAATCACTGCATTGCATGCATCTCACGTGCAAGCAGCCGTTGTTTGCGCTCAGAGGCACCACATGCTTATGAAGATTCGTAGCGGCGGCCATGATTATGAAGGAGTGTCTTACGTGGCAGAGAGCCCATTCTTCATTCTTGACATGTTCAACCTCAGATCCATTGACGTTGATATTGAAACTGAAACAGCTTGGGTCCAATCTGGTGCAACACTTGGTGAACTCTACTATACAATTG GTGTCAACCAAAATTGTCAGGTCAGCTTTCCGGTGACGGAAAACGACAGAAGGGCCAACTTGAG TTGTCAGATATTTTATACGGATGCAACACTTACAGGCGAGAAAAGTAAAACCCATGGCTTTCCAGCTGGAGTTTGTCCCACTGTTGGCGTTGGAGGACACATAGGTGGGGGAGGCTATGGCAACATGTTGAGAAAGTTTGGTCTTGCTGTGGACCATGTTATTGATGCACAAGTAGTTGATGTTCAAG GTAGATTGCTTGATAGAGAATCCATGGGTGAAGATCTCTTTTGGGCTATtagaggtggtggtggtgctaGCTTTTGTGTTGTCATTGCCTACAAAATCAAGCTTGTTAGAGTTCCAGAAATAGTGACGGTTTTTCATGTTAAAAAAACACTAGAGCAAAATGCCACAGATATAATTTATACATGGCAACATGTTGCACCAAACATTGACAATAACCTCTTCATTAGGCTTATCATGGATGTTGTAAATAGCACACAAAATGTAACAAAGACAGTGAGGGCTAACTTCTTGTCCTTATTCCTTGGTGATTCCAAAAGCCTTGTCTCTCTTATGAATGTGAATTTCCCTCAATTGGGTTTGAAGCAACAAGATTGCATTGAAACAACTTGGCTTCAATCCACAGTGATTTATTGGAGTGATATCAACCCTTCAACGCCTCTTGAGGTTTTGCTTCATAGAGACCTACCATCTGATTACTTTAAGATGAAATCAGATTATGTAAACAAACCAATTTCCAAAGTGGGTTTAGAAGGGATTTGGAAGAAGATGATTGAATTGAAGGATACTAAACTATATTTCACTCCTTATGGTGGAAGAATGAACGAGATTCCATCAAATGCAACACCTTTTCCTTACAGGGGTGGGACCCTGTGGATGGTTGAATACATAGCAAATTGGTTTGAGCCAGGGAAAGATGTTGCTGATTACTACATGAACTTGGCAAGGAAACTTCATAAGCATATGACTCCTTTTGTGTCTATGAATCCAAGAGGGGCTTACTACAATTACAAggattttgatttgggcattAACCATTATGGTAAGAGCAGCTATGTTGAAGGCATGGTTTATGGTTATCAGTATTTCAATGATAACTTTAATAGGTTGGTTCAAATCAAGACCATGGTTGATCCTGCCAACTTCTTTAGGAACGAACAGAGCATCCCTGTTGTCCCATATGAGATGGTTTTGGATAATGGTGGTTACTCAAGAATAATGATCAATTAA
- the LOC112741512 gene encoding berberine bridge enzyme-like 8 isoform X3: MKECLTWQRAHSSFLTCSTSDPLTLILKLKQLGSNLVQHLVNSTIQLVSFPVTENDRRANLSCQIFYTDATLTGEKSKTHGFPAGVCPTVGVGGHIGGGGYGNMLRKFGLAVDHVIDAQVVDVQGRLLDRESMGEDLFWAIRGGGGASFCVVIAYKIKLVRVPEIVTVFHVKKTLEQNATDIIYTWQHVAPNIDNNLFIRLIMDVVNSTQNVTKTVRANFLSLFLGDSKSLVSLMNVNFPQLGLKQQDCIETTWLQSTVIYWSDINPSTPLEVLLHRDLPSDYFKMKSDYVNKPISKVGLEGIWKKMIELKDTKLYFTPYGGRMNEIPSNATPFPYRGGTLWMVEYIANWFEPGKDVADYYMNLARKLHKHMTPFVSMNPRGAYYNYKDFDLGINHYGKSSYVEGMVYGYQYFNDNFNRLVQIKTMVDPANFFRNEQSIPVVPYEMVLDNGGYSRIMIN; the protein is encoded by the exons ATGAAGGAGTGTCTTACGTGGCAGAGAGCCCATTCTTCATTCTTGACATGTTCAACCTCAGATCCATTGACGTTGATATTGAAACTGAAACAGCTTGGGTCCAATCTGGTGCAACACTTGGTGAACTCTACTATACAATTG GTCAGCTTTCCGGTGACGGAAAACGACAGAAGGGCCAACTTGAG TTGTCAGATATTTTATACGGATGCAACACTTACAGGCGAGAAAAGTAAAACCCATGGCTTTCCAGCTGGAGTTTGTCCCACTGTTGGCGTTGGAGGACACATAGGTGGGGGAGGCTATGGCAACATGTTGAGAAAGTTTGGTCTTGCTGTGGACCATGTTATTGATGCACAAGTAGTTGATGTTCAAG GTAGATTGCTTGATAGAGAATCCATGGGTGAAGATCTCTTTTGGGCTATtagaggtggtggtggtgctaGCTTTTGTGTTGTCATTGCCTACAAAATCAAGCTTGTTAGAGTTCCAGAAATAGTGACGGTTTTTCATGTTAAAAAAACACTAGAGCAAAATGCCACAGATATAATTTATACATGGCAACATGTTGCACCAAACATTGACAATAACCTCTTCATTAGGCTTATCATGGATGTTGTAAATAGCACACAAAATGTAACAAAGACAGTGAGGGCTAACTTCTTGTCCTTATTCCTTGGTGATTCCAAAAGCCTTGTCTCTCTTATGAATGTGAATTTCCCTCAATTGGGTTTGAAGCAACAAGATTGCATTGAAACAACTTGGCTTCAATCCACAGTGATTTATTGGAGTGATATCAACCCTTCAACGCCTCTTGAGGTTTTGCTTCATAGAGACCTACCATCTGATTACTTTAAGATGAAATCAGATTATGTAAACAAACCAATTTCCAAAGTGGGTTTAGAAGGGATTTGGAAGAAGATGATTGAATTGAAGGATACTAAACTATATTTCACTCCTTATGGTGGAAGAATGAACGAGATTCCATCAAATGCAACACCTTTTCCTTACAGGGGTGGGACCCTGTGGATGGTTGAATACATAGCAAATTGGTTTGAGCCAGGGAAAGATGTTGCTGATTACTACATGAACTTGGCAAGGAAACTTCATAAGCATATGACTCCTTTTGTGTCTATGAATCCAAGAGGGGCTTACTACAATTACAAggattttgatttgggcattAACCATTATGGTAAGAGCAGCTATGTTGAAGGCATGGTTTATGGTTATCAGTATTTCAATGATAACTTTAATAGGTTGGTTCAAATCAAGACCATGGTTGATCCTGCCAACTTCTTTAGGAACGAACAGAGCATCCCTGTTGTCCCATATGAGATGGTTTTGGATAATGGTGGTTACTCAAGAATAATGATCAATTAA
- the LOC112742240 gene encoding uncharacterized protein, with protein MADVPPPSLSELMRMVAELQQANQRMAEENQIMAAQIAKLNHARIEHNDTHRQQPEDNEHHSQPSHVSKTIRADEVQPEDENEESDEPVGPFTEEVMNFELPKRFTLPLTLTPYDGLGDPKKFLKKFRSTMIVNGASDTVLCRCFPNYLDGPALDWLCALSAGSISRFQQLAKLFEEHFAGSAIYLHDSNYLNTIKQGQNESLKDYMTRFTKVAISIPDLHPEVHLHAIKSGLRPGKFQETIAVAKPKILAEFREKAKGQTDIEELRQARKSDKTSYRDDDKTLNSKKGFKLTPRFDSYTQFNTKREDIIKEILNSKLIKLPRKAGTYQDTKNVDKSKYCAFHQKHGHTTDDYVVAKDLLERLARQGHLDKYIGSHIQKRSTPSRNEDSSEQQHRGKERTTPNQYEKPRGIINCISGGYAGRGSSSSARKRSYRAICSAEGFQREAKFATQLPQVTFTHADFNSNIHNLDNPMVITLQLGDLLVRKVLLDPESSTDVLFYTTFQKMKLSANTLQSTGGDLVGLSGERVPILGSVWLQTTLGEHHLSKTYDIQYLVVDCFSPYNLILGRPFLNKFGAIVSTVHLCVKFPLQDDQVVTIHGDHKEARRCYKST; from the coding sequence ATGGCTGACGTACCACCTCCTTCACTATCCGAACTTATGCGGATGGTAGCTGAGCTACAACAAGCCAATCAACGAATGGCCGaagaaaatcaaataatggctgCTCAAATCGCTAAACTAAACCATGCTCGGATAGAACATAATGATACTCATCGCCAGCAACCAGAAGATAATGAGCATCATTCCCAGCCCTCTCATGTCTCGAAAACTATCCGAGCCGACGAAGTTCAACCTGAAGATGAAAACGAAGAGTCCGACGAACCTGTAGGACCCTTCACAGAAGAAGTGATGAACTTCGAATTGCCGAAGAGATTCACCCTGCCACTAACCCTCACACCTTATGATGGACTCGGAGACCCGAAGAAATTTCTCAAAAAGTTCCGATCAACAATGATCGTCAATGGTGCATCAGATACTGTTTTATGCCGTTGTTTTCCAAATTatttagacggtcctgcacttgattggttgtgTGCTTTGTCTGCAGGTTCTATCTCGCGATTTCAGCAACTGGCCAAGCTGTTTGAAGAACACTTCGCTGGATCCGCAATATATCTGCATGACTCTAACTATCTGAATACTATCAAGCAGGGGCAAAACGAAAGTTTGAAGGACTATATGACTCGCTTCACAAAAGTCGCCATCAGCATACCCGACCTTCATCCCGAAGTCCATTTGCATGCAATCAAAAGCGGCCTCCGACCTGGGAAGTTCCAGGAAACAATTGCAGTAGCCAAGCCCAAAATCCTTGCCGAGTTCCGGGAGAAAGCCAAAGGCCAAACTGATATCGAAGAGCTCAGACAAGCTCGGAAGTCTGACAAAACAAGCTATAGAGACGATGATAAAACTCTAAATAGTAAGAAAGGTTTTAAACTAACACCTCGTTTCGACTCTTATACGCAGTTTAACACTAAGCGGGAGGATATCATCAAAGAGATTCTAAATTCCAAACTCATCAAGCTACCAAGAAAGGCCGGCACCTACCAAGACACTAAGAACGTAGACAAATCTAAATATTGTGCCTTCCACCAGAAGCACGGCCACACCACTGATGACTATGTGGTAGCAAAGGATCTCTTAGAACGGTTAGCTCGGCAAGGACATCTTGACAAGTACATTGGAAGTCACATTCAAAAACGTTCCACACCTTCCAGGAACGAGGATTCATCAGAACAACAGCACCGAGGAAAGGAAAGGACAACGCCAAATCAATATGAAAAGCCCCGAGGTATAATCAATTGTATTTCAGGGGGATACGCCGGCAGGGGATCCTCAAGCTCGGCCAGAAAGAGATCATACCGAGCTATATGCTCGGCAGAGGGCTTCCAGCGTGAAGCTAAATTCGCAACACAACTCCCCCAAGTGACGTTCACACACGCCGACTTTAATTCAAACATACACAACTTGGACAATCCTATGGTAATCACCCTTCAATTGGGCGATCTGTTGGTAAGGAAAGTACTTCTGGATCCCGAGAGCAGCACCGACGTTCTATTCTACACAACATTCCAAAAAATGAAGCTCAGCGCCAATACCCTCCAGTCAACAGGAGGAGACCTTGTCGGGTTATCGGGTGAACGAGTGCCAATATTGGGatcagtgtggttacaaaccacactgggtGAGCATCATCTTTCAAAAACATATGACATTCAATATTTAGTAGTCGATTGTTTTAGTCCATATAATCTTATACTTGGCCGACCTTTTTTAAACAAGTTCGGCGCAATTGTTTCTACAGTTCATCTGTGTGTTAAGTTTCCTCTGCAGGACGATCAAGTTGTAACAATCCACGGAGATCATAAAGAGGCACGGCGGTGTTACAAATCAACATGA